A single Deltaproteobacteria bacterium DNA region contains:
- a CDS encoding GNAT family N-acetyltransferase: protein MMTILGQNQLYLQRRSDLESAIRCIPRGRRILIGSGAGVPTRLVEGLTRYGDHLADNEIVHLLTLGPAPYAEKGMEDRFRHTAFFIGPNVRSAVTEGRADFLPVFLSEIPRLIRSRRMRIDVALIRVSPPDARGYVSLGVAVDIVRAGVAAADLVIAEVNPRMPRTLGDSFLHLSEIHRLVEVDEPLPTLEKTPEDPVYDEIGRNISRLIPDGATIQTGIGRIPDAVARSLTDKHDLGVHTEMLPDAVMTLADAGVITGKKKSVLPGKIVTSFVMGSQALYDWAHDNPAVEMRPSDFTNDPFMIARHDDFIAINAALAVDLTGQVAADTLMGRFFSGIGGQVDFIRGASRSHRGKAIIGMPSTAKGGTLSRIQPVLEEGAGIVTSRGDVHYVVTEYGIADLWGKNIRQRALALIEIAHPDFRQELLAAAKHRRYVFADQRMSREAYPSDEVGIEVLGDGSRVEMRPTRATDEDALQDLLYSLTEKDQLRRLREPDASHPHERLQRVVIQDSERRFGLVVTAAGDTTGELVGWARYEIDPATELAEVSFVVRGTWRHKGMGALLLKRLTQAARERGVRGFQARVRGNHYAMLSIFQDSGLALESQVDGEIHHVVMRFPESGEISDRARKPAEAI from the coding sequence ATGATGACCATCCTGGGGCAGAACCAGCTCTACCTTCAGCGGCGCTCGGATCTCGAGAGCGCCATCCGGTGCATCCCCCGGGGGAGGCGGATCCTCATCGGCTCCGGGGCGGGTGTCCCCACCCGGCTCGTCGAGGGCCTCACCCGCTACGGCGACCACCTGGCGGACAACGAGATCGTCCACCTCCTCACCCTGGGGCCGGCGCCCTACGCCGAGAAGGGCATGGAGGATCGCTTCCGCCACACCGCCTTCTTCATCGGCCCCAACGTCCGCAGCGCGGTGACCGAGGGCCGCGCCGACTTCCTGCCGGTCTTCCTCTCCGAGATCCCGCGCCTGATCCGCTCGCGGCGGATGCGGATCGACGTGGCCCTGATCCGGGTCTCGCCCCCCGACGCCCGCGGCTACGTGAGCCTGGGGGTGGCCGTCGACATCGTCCGGGCGGGGGTCGCCGCCGCCGACCTGGTCATCGCCGAGGTGAACCCCCGGATGCCCCGGACCCTGGGCGACTCCTTCCTCCACCTCTCGGAGATCCACCGGCTGGTCGAGGTGGACGAGCCCCTGCCCACCCTGGAGAAGACCCCGGAGGATCCGGTCTACGACGAGATCGGGCGGAACATCTCCCGGCTGATCCCGGACGGCGCGACCATCCAGACCGGCATCGGCCGCATCCCGGACGCGGTGGCGCGCTCGCTCACCGACAAGCACGACCTGGGCGTCCATACCGAGATGCTGCCCGACGCCGTGATGACCCTCGCGGACGCGGGCGTGATCACCGGCAAGAAGAAGTCGGTGCTGCCCGGCAAGATCGTCACCTCCTTCGTGATGGGCAGCCAGGCGCTCTACGACTGGGCGCACGACAACCCGGCGGTGGAGATGCGGCCGAGCGACTTCACCAACGATCCCTTCATGATCGCCCGCCACGACGACTTCATCGCGATCAACGCCGCCCTGGCCGTGGACCTCACCGGGCAGGTCGCCGCCGACACCCTCATGGGCCGCTTCTTCAGCGGCATCGGGGGCCAGGTCGACTTCATCCGGGGCGCGTCGCGGTCGCACCGCGGCAAGGCCATCATCGGGATGCCCTCCACCGCGAAGGGCGGGACCCTGAGCCGCATCCAGCCGGTCCTCGAGGAGGGCGCGGGCATCGTCACCAGCCGGGGCGACGTGCACTACGTGGTGACCGAGTACGGGATCGCCGACCTCTGGGGGAAGAACATCCGCCAGCGGGCCCTGGCCCTGATCGAGATCGCCCACCCCGACTTCCGGCAGGAGCTCCTGGCCGCGGCGAAGCACCGCCGCTACGTCTTCGCCGACCAGCGCATGAGCCGCGAGGCCTACCCCTCGGACGAAGTGGGCATCGAGGTCCTCGGCGACGGCTCCCGGGTCGAGATGCGGCCCACCCGCGCCACCGACGAGGACGCGCTGCAGGACCTGCTCTACTCCCTCACCGAGAAGGATCAGCTCCGCCGCCTGCGCGAGCCGGACGCCAGCCACCCCCACGAGCGCCTCCAGCGGGTGGTCATCCAGGACAGCGAGCGGCGCTTCGGCCTGGTCGTCACCGCCGCCGGCGACACCACCGGCGAGCTGGTGGGCTGGGCTCGCTACGAGATCGACCCGGCCACCGAGCTGGCCGAGGTGAGCTTCGTGGTCCGGGGCACCTGGCGCCACAAGGGGATGGGCGCGCTCCTCCTCAAGCGCCTCACCCAGGCGGCGAGGGAGCGCGGCGTGCGGGGCTTCCAGGCCCGGGTGAGGGGCAACCACTACGCCATGCTCAGCATCTTCCAGGACAGCGGCCTGGCCCTGGAGAGCCAGGTCGATGGGGAGATCCACCATGTCGTGATGCGCTTCCCCGAGTCGGGAGAGATATCCGATCGCGCCCGCAAACCGGCCGAGGCGATCTGA